CAGCCCCTGCCGCAAGGCGGCGCTGATGAGCTGCCCCGTTCCATAGGTCGTGGTGCGGCGGGGATCTCGCTGTTCAGCCGGGACCAGGGTGAGGCCCGAAGCGGCGGCCATTTCGATAACGGCGGTTTCACCGTCGCCCAGAATCCCCCAGAAAGCTTCCACCGGCGTTCCCAACGGTCCGGTAACCGTTTCGGCCATCATTCTGCCGCCTGTCGCCGCTACCAGGGATTCCACTGTACCTTCCCCGCCGTCGGCGATCGGGACTTTGCGGACCCGGGCATCGGGGAAAACCGATAAAACGCCGCGTTCCATGGCATTGGCCACTGCTGTGGCCGGCAGGCTGCCTTTAAAAGAATCGGGCGCCACTACAAATAGCATGCTGACACTTCCTTTCTACTCTACCGTTTCTGTCATCGGTGCAACAGCACCGTATAGTTTCATTTTCCGGCGCAGGATCAAAAATTTCAATTATTGAACTTTACAATAGAATTTCATCCGGTTGGCGCCGGATTAGACATTTTGCACAATTTTGCAGCAGTATTGGATTTTTTCTCCGGCTGATGTTATATAATATATACAATGAAACTAGGGGTGGTAGGCCGTGATTATTACGCAGGAACTGGCGCAGCAGATTGTCGACACCATCACGCCGATTGTCCGGCAGAATATCAATATTATGGATAATACGGGCAGAATCATCGGCTCCGGCCAGCCGGACCGGATCCATTCGCTTCACCGGGGCTCCTTGTCGGTCCTGGAAAGCGGAGAATGCATCGAGATTTATCCGGAGGAACTGGAACGTTATCCGGGGTCGCAGCCGGGGGTGAACCGCCCTATTGTGCTGCGGGGGCGAAGCGTCGGCGTTGCCGGCGTTTCCGGCTGTCCGGATGAGGTCCGGGATACGGCCAAACTGGTCACCATGGTCGCCGAACTCATTCTGGAGCGGGAACTCCTAATCGAGGAGTTTAAAACCTATTCCAGCTTAAAAGAACAGTTTGTCCATCTGCTGCTGTCGCCACAGGCGCCAAAGCAGCAGGTGCAGATCGGCAGAATTGCCGGGCTGCTGCGGATCGACCCCTCGCTGTTCCGTTTGGCGGCGGTAGCCAGCTTAAAGACGCCGGAGGAAGCGGAAGGGACTGCCGGCAGGGCGGAGGAACTGGTCTTCGCGCGGTACCGGGAGCATCTGTCGCAGCTGCTGGAAACTTCCGGCCTGTTTACGCCCCAGGATTTGTTTGTGTTCGGCGATAACGGGCTGATTATGCTCAAAACCTTTGATGCGGACAGCCCGCCGGATGAGTTTGCCGCATGGGGCGGCCAGGTCGCCGCGGCGTTAGGCCGGGAACAGCCTGTATCCCTGCAGCGGCTGGCCCTGGGCAGCCTGGCGCGGCAGCCGCTGCAGCTTTATCATTCCTACCGGGAGGCGCAGTCCATCCTGCGGCATGCCGCGGGCCGGGAGAAGGTGGTCTCGGTCTACGATTTTGACGCCCTGGCCGATTATCTGATCCAAGAGCCGGGTGCGGTGCAAACCTGCCTGGCTTTTCAGTATTTGCAGGAAAAATTGTCGAGAAGAATAGACAGAACCTATGCTATGCGCGATACGATCCAAGGTCTCCTGGCGCATAACCTGAACGTGTCGGATACAGCAAAGGCTTTGTACATCCACAGGAACACCCTGATTTTCCGGCTGGACAAGCTGCGGGAACTGACCGGGCTGTGGCCGGCCCGGTTTTTTGCCCATGCGGTCCTGTGCAAATTGCTGGTCGCCGGCGACAAGGAGGCATACTGTGATTAAGGTGATCTTATTCGCTCCCTATCAAGAATACAAGCAATTCGCCGAAGAGGTGTTCGCCGAACTGGCGGAGGAAGATGTGGAACTGCAGGCAATCTACGCCATAGGCGTCAAGTTTATCGAAACCCGGCAGTTTGAATGCGACGCTGTCATTGCCAGGGGCGTTACCGCGTCGGCTCTGCGCCAGGCCTATACGGCGATTCCGGTTATCGACCTGCCAGTTACCGGCTATGACGTGATCCATGCCGTGCATCAGTGCAGACAGCGCTTTCAGGCGCGCAAAATTGCCGTCATGGGTTCGGATTCGATGATTTACGGCGCCAAAACCATCGCCGCTGTTCTGGGGGTCGAGATTGTCTGTTATGCGGTGGAACGGGAAGAGGACGCTGAGCGGTGTCTGCAGGCGGCCCGGCAGGCAGGGACGGAAGCAGTGATCAGCGGCGCCATGGCGGTGGCTATTGCCGGGAAGATGGGCATGAACGCGGTGCTGATCGAATCAGGCAAAGAGGCGATTTTTCAGGCTGTGCGGGAGGCCGTTCGCACGGCGCGCGTTGCCCGGCTCAACCAGGAAGCGGCCTTACGGGTCAAGGCTATCATGGATTACGCCTATGAAGGCATTGTAGCCATCGATGAGAAAGGCATCATCACCGTGTTCAATAAAACGGCGGAAGAAATAATCCGGGTGAAAGCTCGAACGGCGCTGGGCAGGCACATCCGCAGCGTACTGCCCCGCACAGGGCTGCTCAGGGTGCTGGAAACCGGCATGGCCGAGCTGGGCGAACTGCAGGAAATCAACGGCGTCATGGTGGCGAAAAACCGGGTGCCGGTGAAAGTGAAGGACCGGGTTGCCGGGGCGGTGGCCACCTTTCAGAATGCGGCGAGGCTGCAGGAAATGGAAGGGCGCATCCGGGAGAAGATCCACCATAAGGGGCTGGCCGCCAAGTATTCGTTTGCCGATCTCATCGGAGCCAGCCAGGCGCTGCGGGATGTGATCGAAGACAGCCGCAAATTCAGCGGCGTTGATTCCAATATTCTGCTGACCGGTGAAACCGGCACCGGCAAGGAACTGATCGCCCAGAGCTGCCACAATGCCAGCCGCCGCCGGACAGGGCCGTTCGTGGCCGTCAATTGCGCGGCGCTGCCGGAAAATCTCCTGGAAAGTGAGTTTTTCGGCTACGTGGAGGGCGCGTTTACCGGTGCGGCGAAGGGCGGCAAGCCAGGGCTGTTTGAACTGGCCCACCGGGGGACGATTTTCCTGGATGAAGTGTCGGAAATTCCGCTGCCTCTGCAGGGACGCCTCCTGCGTGTGCTGCAGGAACGGGAAATCATGCGCCTGGGAGACGACCGGGTCATTCCGGTGGACGTGCGGGTGATATCGGCGACCAACAAAAATATCAGGCAGCTTTCGGCGATGGGCCGCTTCCGGGAGGACCTGCTGTACCGGCTGGATGTCCTCCATATCAAAATACCGCCGTTGCGCGAGCGGGACCGGGACAGGGACATCCTGCTTTTGGTCCGCCATTTTCTTTCCGTCTATAGTCACAAATTCAGCAAAAATATTACCAGACTGTCGCCGGCGGCGGAAGAAATGCTGCTGCGGTATTCCTGGCCCGGCAACGTCTGCGAGCGCCTCGCGGTTCTCGCCGACGGCTCAAGGATTGAGGCGGCGGATGTGGTGAAAGTGCTGGATGCCGGGCAGGAAAGCCGGAAGCCGGGAGCAAGCCTGAGACAAAAGACCAGGGAGGCTCATGTCGCGGACCTGAGTGAGGAGAGTATCCGGGATGCCTGCAAACGGGCCGGCGGCAATAAGACCAAAGCGGCTGAACTGCTGGGAGTGAGCCGGACGACTCTGTGGCGCCGGCTGGCGCAGGAAAAAAACAGCTAATTCGTTTCGCTAGGGTGTTTCGTGAAACGAGAAACAGTTGCAATGAAACGGTCATCCAGGAAGTACCGCCTGCCGGATCAGGCAAAATGCAGTCCGGCAGGCGGTACTTTCTTTGGCATGAATTTTGCAATGCATTGTTAACGGAATTTTTCGAATTGCCGGGGAGGTGGATGCTGCGGTTTCGGTTCAAAGGGAATTCACCTATACAATGCGAGGAGGGGATGGGAATGTCTTTGGCTGCGATTTCGCTGGCGGCGCTTATTGCCGTCATCATCGTAAGCTGTATATCGACGCGGAATATCGGCATCATGGCGTTGGGTGTGGCCCTGGTCATCGGCCATTATTTAGGCGGCATGAAGGTCGACGAGATTCTGCGGGGATATCCGACCAGCCTGTTTATCATGCTGGCCGGCACCACCTTTTTATTTGGCATAGCCCAGATCAACGGCACCCTGGAGAAAATCACCAAGCACGTGATTAAGGGCATCCGGGGCAATGTGGCGCTTTTGCCGATCCTGCTGTTTTTCATTGCCCTGGCGATCGGCGCCGCCGGTCCGGGGCCGACCGTGACGGCGGCGCTGCTGGCGCCTACGGTGATGCTGCTGGCCAAGGAGCTGAATATCAACCCGCTGCTGCTGGCGGTCATGGCCGGCAACGGCGGTCACGCCGGCGGCATGTCGCCGATTGCCATCGGTGGCATTATTACCACCGGGCTGACCGCCAGACTGGGCCTGACTGACGTCAGCGGGCTGATCTGGCTGAATAACGTACTGGTCCATCTCGGCGCCTCCATTGTCGCCTTTTTTGTCTTTGGCGGCATGAAGCTGCTGAAAAACCGCCAGCCGGGAGAAAGCAGCGTGCTGGCCGGCTTGCAGGTGGAGCCGCTTAACCGGCAGCAGGGTTATACGGTCATCGGGCTTTTGGTCTATATTATCGGCGTGATGGTTTTCAAGCTGGACATCGGCCTGGGCGCCTTTCTGATCGGCATGGTCCTAATCTTTCTCAAGGCGGCCGATGAAGACAAGGCGATCAAGGCCATGCCCTGGGGCGCCATCCTGATGGTCACCGGCGTCACGGTGATG
This Acetonema longum DSM 6540 DNA region includes the following protein-coding sequences:
- a CDS encoding sigma-54-dependent Fis family transcriptional regulator — its product is MIKVILFAPYQEYKQFAEEVFAELAEEDVELQAIYAIGVKFIETRQFECDAVIARGVTASALRQAYTAIPVIDLPVTGYDVIHAVHQCRQRFQARKIAVMGSDSMIYGAKTIAAVLGVEIVCYAVEREEDAERCLQAARQAGTEAVISGAMAVAIAGKMGMNAVLIESGKEAIFQAVREAVRTARVARLNQEAALRVKAIMDYAYEGIVAIDEKGIITVFNKTAEEIIRVKARTALGRHIRSVLPRTGLLRVLETGMAELGELQEINGVMVAKNRVPVKVKDRVAGAVATFQNAARLQEMEGRIREKIHHKGLAAKYSFADLIGASQALRDVIEDSRKFSGVDSNILLTGETGTGKELIAQSCHNASRRRTGPFVAVNCAALPENLLESEFFGYVEGAFTGAAKGGKPGLFELAHRGTIFLDEVSEIPLPLQGRLLRVLQEREIMRLGDDRVIPVDVRVISATNKNIRQLSAMGRFREDLLYRLDVLHIKIPPLRERDRDRDILLLVRHFLSVYSHKFSKNITRLSPAAEEMLLRYSWPGNVCERLAVLADGSRIEAADVVKVLDAGQESRKPGASLRQKTREAHVADLSEESIRDACKRAGGNKTKAAELLGVSRTTLWRRLAQEKNS
- a CDS encoding CdaR family transcriptional regulator gives rise to the protein MIITQELAQQIVDTITPIVRQNINIMDNTGRIIGSGQPDRIHSLHRGSLSVLESGECIEIYPEELERYPGSQPGVNRPIVLRGRSVGVAGVSGCPDEVRDTAKLVTMVAELILERELLIEEFKTYSSLKEQFVHLLLSPQAPKQQVQIGRIAGLLRIDPSLFRLAAVASLKTPEEAEGTAGRAEELVFARYREHLSQLLETSGLFTPQDLFVFGDNGLIMLKTFDADSPPDEFAAWGGQVAAALGREQPVSLQRLALGSLARQPLQLYHSYREAQSILRHAAGREKVVSVYDFDALADYLIQEPGAVQTCLAFQYLQEKLSRRIDRTYAMRDTIQGLLAHNLNVSDTAKALYIHRNTLIFRLDKLRELTGLWPARFFAHAVLCKLLVAGDKEAYCD
- a CDS encoding SLC13 family permease, whose translation is MSLAAISLAALIAVIIVSCISTRNIGIMALGVALVIGHYLGGMKVDEILRGYPTSLFIMLAGTTFLFGIAQINGTLEKITKHVIKGIRGNVALLPILLFFIALAIGAAGPGPTVTAALLAPTVMLLAKELNINPLLLAVMAGNGGHAGGMSPIAIGGIITTGLTARLGLTDVSGLIWLNNVLVHLGASIVAFFVFGGMKLLKNRQPGESSVLAGLQVEPLNRQQGYTVIGLLVYIIGVMVFKLDIGLGAFLIGMVLIFLKAADEDKAIKAMPWGAILMVTGVTVMITLMTKVGGIDLFAGLIARFSSASTIIPVTGFVSGLISAYASTTGVILPTFVPMAPALLEKVGASASELLPLISAIVSCGFVVDMSPLSTSGAIYLANAHASEDKAKLFKNMLIWGLSMAAVGAVIAWTAFSLLGIP